Within Gammaproteobacteria bacterium, the genomic segment GAAATCCTCCCCGGTGGGTATCCAGTTACTCTCTTTGCCTTCCGGTGCTTTGGGTGCGAAATAAATATCGTATGATCCATCTTCATTCACTTGCATGGTATCTGTATTGCGGGATGATAAACCTACCCGCTCGGCGTTTTGCACAAAACCCTTGGTTTTCATGCTGTACACAATGGCAGACCAAAAATCTTTAGCAGGAACATGTTTAGGAACAGTGAGTTTATACGTATCTTTTCCATTGAATAAGTTACCACTACTATCCCTGATACCAGTTAAATAGAAGGTTCCACCGCCTAAATATTTTGGTAAGTATGTGACGTAAAAGTAAATACCTGCACGCTCGTCAATTAAGAGTTTTTCATCTGTTTCGTATGGAAACCCAAGTTGTGGTTGGTCTTTCGCAAAATTCCACACCTGCCATTGTGATTTACTTTTCCAAAGGGGAATCATTGCTTTACCAGGGGTGGTAAACAATGCCTGCATTGAGGCATAAGCCAATTTTAATCCTTCATTCATGGCGTTTTTTTGTTCCTGATCTGGCTTAAAAGGCTTTCCTTTTTCAATACCGAGATCTTTAAGTAGTGCAACCATCGCCTTATCTTGCGGTCGAACTGGATTGTTTTGGATGAGATCATTTATATCTTCAAAGAAAGTATAATCATAAACTGGCAGACTGTTATAACGCGTGGGTGTTGCATCTAAATGTGTTGTTGCGGGTGGATTTTCTGCTTCTGATAAGTAGTAAATTTTTATCGTTTGGGCATATTTTGCTGCATCCGCGTCGGTAGCGCCTTTGTATAATCGTGGACGAAAGGCAAAGCCTAATTCTGTAGTATCTGACTTAATAGCGATATAGCCATCTGGGATATCGCCCTCAAAATCTGGAGGAAGAAGCAGGTACTTAGCACCTTTACCTTTATCTGCACCTGGAGGCCCAATATCTTCAAGCGGTTGCTGCCAAGCATTAACAATAGAACCAAAGTAACTCACTTTCTCAGAGGCTGCGGGTACTTCTAATACCACAGGACCTTTAGCGGTGCTAATACTGCCCCA encodes:
- a CDS encoding DUF1214 domain-containing protein, producing MKIKTIVFITSLVASLCFVLSACEKGEEQEQVILERAVSMEKKSTQVDSIQYQIMVQRATQTAIWAMPAVALVDFKKATIRDLGGTLNDVVYLTKPFDSKHGFLTANDVTAYGWGSISTAKGPVVLEVPAASEKVSYFGSIVNAWQQPLEDIGPPGADKGKGAKYLLLPPDFEGDIPDGYIAIKSDTTELGFAFRPRLYKGATDADAAKYAQTIKIYYLSEAENPPATTHLDATPTRYNSLPVYDYTFFEDINDLIQNNPVRPQDKAMVALLKDLGIEKGKPFKPDQEQKNAMNEGLKLAYASMQALFTTPGKAMIPLWKSKSQWQVWNFAKDQPQLGFPYETDEKLLIDERAGIYFYVTYLPKYLGGGTFYLTGIRDSSGNLFNGKDTYKLTVPKHVPAKDFWSAIVYSMKTKGFVQNAERVGLSSRNTDTMQVNEDGSYDIYFAPKAPEGKESNWIPTGEDFFLLFRLYGPESKDFFKTWSLGDVEKVH